AATAGGGTGAGCGACCACAGCAGCACGCCCCAGTGATCCCCAACCAAGTTCAATAAGCGCTGCCAATCCATTCGGTCTCCCGCCGCATAAATAACGTGCGCAATGTCGGATCCGTCGAAGCGTTCGCGAAAAGCGACGAAGAGCTTAGAAGCAATCAGTTCTTCAGGCGCGAGCACCCGCACGGTGATCCCAAGCACTTCCGATTGTGATGCACGATCGATCCACGACTGATCTACACGAACAACCGCATTACTCATTCCGGAAATAAGATCTACGAAGTAATTGCCTTGCCGGGCCTTGCATAGCCACACAGGATCGCAAATTTCAGTCTCGAAACCGAGTTCGTTGAGGGCTTGCATCGTCCGCGATACTTGATCCGCCGCAAGAAAAATATCGAGGTCCTTGGTATCGCGCCAGATACCGGTATGCTCATGAAGCGCAAATGCCCCCGACACCGCACAGGGGACCTCTTGCCCGTTCAGGATCCGTAGCACTTCGCGAAACAGGTGCTCCTGCTCAGGCGCGAACTGCGGGGCCTGCGACGAACTTACCGGCAACGGTTTGTGAGTGTGGGGCACGGCTTAGGCTTAGATGGTAGTCATGTAGCTGTATGTTGTGGTCCCACAAGGGAAAATCGTAACCAGCAGCTCGGAATGCGCATGTATTCGTCAACTTCTGCGATACCTGCTAAATTGCATCCATTCATCCATTGAGGAACGGAGAGGAAATGCCGTGGCGAAGAAGGAAACGGTAATCGAGATCGAAGGCAAGATGCTGAAACTCTCTAATCTCGACAAAGTTCTCTACCCAGCGGTCGGTTTCACCAAAGGACAGGTCATTGACTACTTCGTGCGCATAGCACCGGTGTTGCTTTCCCATCTCAAGGACCGCCCGCTCACGATGAAGCGCTATCCCGAAGGCGTTGATGGCATGTATTTCTACGAGAAGAACTGTCCCAAGCATCGTCCAGACTGGGTGCAAACCGCGCCGATTTACAGCTACGGACGCAAGGACTACATGCAGTATTGTCTGGCCCAGGATCTTCCCACATTGGTCTGGGCGGCCAATCTTGCCGATCTCGAGCTCCACACCTCGCTCTCCTACGCCGCAAAGATCGAGCAGCCCACCATGATGGTCTTCGACCTCGATCCCGGCCCTCCGGCCGACATCGTTCTTTGCTGCCAGGTGGCGTTCTGGCTGAAGGATATCTTTGACAGTTTCAACTTGCAGTCCTTCGCCAAGACCTCAGGGTCGAAGGGACTCCAGATCTACGTTCCCCTAAATACTCCCGTCACGTACGACGAGACGAAGGGGTTTTCGCGCGCTCTGGCTCGCCTGCTCGAGCAGGAGCATCCTGACTTCGTCGTCTCGGATATGAAGAAAGCGTTGCGAGTGGGCAAAATCTTTGTCGACTGGAGTCAGAACGACGAACACAAGACCACGATCAATGTCTATTCCCTGCGCGCGAAGGAGCGCCCGACGGTCTCGACTCCCGTGACATGGGAGGAAGTTGAAAAGTGTCTCAAGAAGAAAGACGCCAATCTGGTCGTCTTCGATTCCAAGCAAGTACTCGAACGGGTGGGAAAGATGGGCGACATCTTCGCTCCTGTGCTCACGCTCGAGCAGTACTTGCCCAATGTCAGCGAGTTGGGCGCTGAGCCAGACGCAAAGCCTCGCACCCGCCGCGGCAGTAGGGCGGCCGGCCGTGAGGCACCGCCCAAAACCACTCCAAGCAAGAAGAAGCCGAGTCGGACGGCGAAGTCAGAAGCAACCAGCCAAGCTGGATAACCAAGAGCAGAATCGAGACGCAACCTGCTGCATCCTGACATGCGGGACATGAAATCCATCGAACGCGAGATCGCGGCCGCCGGCCTTAGCCCGGTAAGACTGCGATCCCTTCCGGAAACAGTCGCCGAGCAGATGCGCTCCGCGATCCTCGACGGCCACCTAAAGCCGGGCGAGCGCCTTATCGAGCAAAAGCTGGCAGACCTCTTTGGCATCGGCCAGCCGACGATTCGAGAAGCGTTAAAAGAGCTGGAGTATCAGGGCTTTGTCCGTAAACTACCGAATCGGGGAACGTACGTTACCGACCTCAATCCCACCGACATGCAGAAGATGTTCGAAGTCAGGATGGGGTTAGAAACACTAGCCGTCGAGCGCGCGGCTCGCAACATGACGTCCGCAGGATTGGCTCAACTTCAGCAGCACCTGGAAGCGATGGCCGGCGCCGCTGAAATCTTCGATCGATCTGCCTTCCACCAAAGCGACGTGGCTTTCCATCGTGCCATGTGGGAGATCTCAGGTAACGAACACCTCAGCGCCGCGCTCGATCGCATCACATTTGCACTGTTTGCCTTCGTTCTGCTGAAACATCACGACGTGAAGGGCGGCTACGCCGCAGCGGTGAAGCAACATCAACAAATCCTGGATGCACTGGCCACCAACGATCCCGCCAAAGCCAGCCAAGTATTCCAAGAGGTCACAGTCGGCTACTGGCGCAAATACCGCCACCTGCAAATTGACTAGTCTGGTTTTTAGGACGTTCGTCGGCTCGGACGAGCTCTCTATTCTGCCGCTCGTCAGGCTCCAAATCTTTCCAGTCCGCGAGCCCTCGCCTTGGCAGCTTCTTCTTCACGATTCTTCGGCGGAGCCGTAGTCTCGAGTGCCCGAAGAAGACGTAATGAGATCGCGGCAACCTCGTCCACCGCTGCCTCAAACGCGTCCTCATTGGCCTTTGACGGCTTGTTAAAGCCGCTGATCTTTCTTATGAATTGCAGCGAAGCAGCGCGAACCTCATCATCGGTGACTGGCGGATCGAAATTGAAGAGAGTTTTTATATTTCTGCACACGATCGGCACCTCAAAAACCAGAGCGATTCAATGCTCTGAACACTTCGCATTCTAAAGCAACCGTGTGGAAGGGCTGGAGGGTGGCGAAGCCAGATTTTTCGAGGTCGCTTTTGCTGAGGGCTAGTTGCTTCTCTTCATGGCAATTGAATCTCGCATTTCGCAGTCCGAGCTGAGTTCACCCTGGTACAGGGTCCACACAACGGTTTCGCTCAACCAGGAAAAATGTACGAGAGACCCACGCAGGCGCATCTCTCCAGGACGCTCTACCGTCAACCTACCCTCATATTCCTTGCCATTTTCCGCGTCGTAGAGCCTGCCCGCCCACATGGATCGCTGTTCGTTCCACTGGAGATTCTTGAACACCAGGCTGCCGCAAACCGGCCGGTTGCGCGCCTCCGGATCGGGATTGTATCCGTCGCGCCAAGGCATGCCATTCGCGTCCCGATTCTGCTTCAGCCCGACGACCCGTCCGCAGAGGGCGCCGCCGCAATCATAGATTTCCACTACACCTTGTTTGCTCGACGTAAGCCACTTGCCGAGAAAGGGCCCGAGGCGCATGCTCTCATCCTGGCCCTGAAGACCAGGCGAGACCAATAACAGCATCCCAACAAACGCGAGCGTTCGATTCAATAACCTGCGCATCGACAATGGCATAGTGGAAGTAGAGGCAATTCAAGCCAATAAACAGTGCGTCGGGAGGGGACCGGCGGCACCTATTTTGCCTGTAAGAGATCGATTTTCCATGGGTCGCGGAGGGACTCAAACGGCTATTTGCCGTGTCATAAATCTTAAGTAACTTGAAAAAATTAGCCGGGCGGGCAAGCCGAAGTTAGCCCTAAACTGCTTTTTCCGAACAGGCTACTTCTCTACGCGGACGAACTGATTGGTGGTTGCATCCACCACCACATCGAGGTCCGGTTCGTTGGTGCTTTTTCCGTAGACGACGTGCCATACCAGCATGGACCTCCGTCCCTCCCAACTCAGCCGGTAGTTCACCGGGAGGTCTGGATCTTTCTTTAGCAGTGCAACACCCCCATGCTTCTGGGCGGTTTCGAGTGCCTGGTCCGTGTCGAACTTCAGGTACACGAGTTGGAATGGCTGAGTAGACTTATTGGTCGCGCTCCAACTATCTTCAGTCCCGGGAGTGATGCCCGGACTCGGCGCATCCGGGCCGGTCAGGCCCGACCACATGTAGGTCTTCATAGACTGGCGACTCGACGAGGCAAAGGTTCCCCGCCAAATAGCCGATTTTCCATCATGTCCAAGCGGCGCTTCAGGATTCCCGCCGGCATGCTTGTAGTTCTGAGACTCCAGGCTGACTGGCTCCGTGTCTCCGGCCCAGCCACGTGAGGTCGTATAGAGCCTCTGGAAGGCTATGCGACCACTCCCGACATCGCTCTGCTTCGGAGGCTCAGGTTTCGCCGGAGCCGACGCCGTCTCGCGGCTAGAGGGAGATGAAGAGCACGCAAGCATCGCGCAAGCCGCGCAAAGCGTCAAAACCGTCTTCCAAATCGTCGTCATTGGAGCTAATAATACCTTCAACTTTTCGTCAGATACCCGGATGCTGCGGTCGGGAATCAAGCTCACCACCTGCGACCAGAAGGGCGTTCCTCTGCGCGGCTTTCCGCTTAAAGAAAGTTCGACCCTTTCCCTGTCCGCCTCATCGATTGGAGAAAGATTCCGCAACTGATTGCAGTCGGCCCGGTTTATATACATTGAAGACTTAATCCAACTGGAGTAAGGGACTTGCATCCGACCACCAAGCAGATTCGTGACGCAGTTGCCAACTCAACCGACGGTCTATCTGAGCATCAACTTCGCCTGCATCCTGAGGGCAAATGGGATTCTGCGGGGATCCTGGAGCATCTCGCGCTCACCTTCGGCACGACCGCACGCCTGTTCGAGAAGCTTTTGCGAGAAGGCCGCCCGCTGGCAACTTCGCCGACACTAAAGCATCGCGCCGCACAACTCTGCGTGCTGACGTTCAGCTATATCCCGAGTGGAAGAAAGAGTCCGAAGCGAGTTGAACCCACAGGAATCAGCGGCCGCGAAGCGACAGAGCTGATCTTCGCTAATCTGGAGAAGATGGACTTGGCATTCGCAGAATGCGAGCGGAGATTTGGAGAGAAGGTGAAGATTGCCGACCATCCTGTTTTGGGACCGATCCGTCTGAGCGGATGGCGCAAATTCCATCTCCTCCACACCCGCCACCACATGAAGCAGGTCGACGAACTCACGGCCACGTATGCAGCCCTCAACCGCGACATCGCCGCCGCGAGCTAGGACCCACCGGAGGCGCGTGGTGTTGATGGGTTCATTCTGGCGCACCTCTCTGTTTGTGGCCGTCGCCGCTGATTTGCCC
The window above is part of the Terriglobales bacterium genome. Proteins encoded here:
- a CDS encoding nucleotidyltransferase, whose translation is MPHTHKPLPVSSSQAPQFAPEQEHLFREVLRILNGQEVPCAVSGAFALHEHTGIWRDTKDLDIFLAADQVSRTMQALNELGFETEICDPVWLCKARQGNYFVDLISGMSNAVVRVDQSWIDRASQSEVLGITVRVLAPEELIASKLFVAFRERFDGSDIAHVIYAAGDRMDWQRLLNLVGDHWGVLLWSLTLFHYVYPSSNAVPKWIWSDLLAKLHAELESPNSEAPFRGSLIDERIFAIDVCEWNLENLIEKYRAQAEPKIEEPALKVIGEPAA
- the ligD gene encoding non-homologous end-joining DNA ligase — its product is MAKKETVIEIEGKMLKLSNLDKVLYPAVGFTKGQVIDYFVRIAPVLLSHLKDRPLTMKRYPEGVDGMYFYEKNCPKHRPDWVQTAPIYSYGRKDYMQYCLAQDLPTLVWAANLADLELHTSLSYAAKIEQPTMMVFDLDPGPPADIVLCCQVAFWLKDIFDSFNLQSFAKTSGSKGLQIYVPLNTPVTYDETKGFSRALARLLEQEHPDFVVSDMKKALRVGKIFVDWSQNDEHKTTINVYSLRAKERPTVSTPVTWEEVEKCLKKKDANLVVFDSKQVLERVGKMGDIFAPVLTLEQYLPNVSELGAEPDAKPRTRRGSRAAGREAPPKTTPSKKKPSRTAKSEATSQAG
- a CDS encoding GntR family transcriptional regulator; this translates as MKSIEREIAAAGLSPVRLRSLPETVAEQMRSAILDGHLKPGERLIEQKLADLFGIGQPTIREALKELEYQGFVRKLPNRGTYVTDLNPTDMQKMFEVRMGLETLAVERAARNMTSAGLAQLQQHLEAMAGAAEIFDRSAFHQSDVAFHRAMWEISGNEHLSAALDRITFALFAFVLLKHHDVKGGYAAAVKQHQQILDALATNDPAKASQVFQEVTVGYWRKYRHLQID
- a CDS encoding DUF2277 domain-containing protein, encoding MCRNIKTLFNFDPPVTDDEVRAASLQFIRKISGFNKPSKANEDAFEAAVDEVAAISLRLLRALETTAPPKNREEEAAKARARGLERFGA
- a CDS encoding DUF2147 domain-containing protein, coding for MNRTLAFVGMLLLVSPGLQGQDESMRLGPFLGKWLTSSKQGVVEIYDCGGALCGRVVGLKQNRDANGMPWRDGYNPDPEARNRPVCGSLVFKNLQWNEQRSMWAGRLYDAENGKEYEGRLTVERPGEMRLRGSLVHFSWLSETVVWTLYQGELSSDCEMRDSIAMKRSN
- a CDS encoding DUF1569 domain-containing protein → MHPTTKQIRDAVANSTDGLSEHQLRLHPEGKWDSAGILEHLALTFGTTARLFEKLLREGRPLATSPTLKHRAAQLCVLTFSYIPSGRKSPKRVEPTGISGREATELIFANLEKMDLAFAECERRFGEKVKIADHPVLGPIRLSGWRKFHLLHTRHHMKQVDELTATYAALNRDIAAAS